From Anopheles coluzzii chromosome 3, AcolN3, whole genome shotgun sequence, the proteins below share one genomic window:
- the LOC120958685 gene encoding zinc finger protein 432-like, producing the protein MCDIICRLCLKDLDADDPDGGSILDEKIRKAMNNVFCFKVCFEAELPQNICKQCSWNVQDFECFSELVEKNQKILKQKYLPMESPHYTEDESTEQVDQESCVQEPSTQSQLATVSSSTVSDIYLDSNVYDKPLVDMAYKTELDEVDVVDEFHPDLMETSISGIEQWRTIMTCGDYKISSDYDTTESSSNEENVENFLEIMEENNNPHNEPSKGKLNKQVEKDCLRSLSNHCPPDTNDKEQYACMVPSQDSLKTSNDKENVSKNNDKGEFVCGECGQTFVIKRKLYAHRQNHQLQKCVICSKTLKRKSFQRHLLTHKRENIEKDLKKKYRNKPH; encoded by the exons ATGTGTGACATCATTTGCAGACTTTGCTTAAAGGACCTGGATGCGGATGATCCGGATGGAGGCTCTATTTTAGATGAAAAGATTAGAAAAGCGATGAACAATGTGTTTTGCTTTAAG GTATGCTTTGAAGCGGAATTACCCCAGAACATCTGCAAACAATGCTCCTGGAACGTGCAAGATTTTGAATGCTTTAGCGAGCTAGTGGAGAAAAAtcagaaaatattaaaacaaaaatatttgcccaTGGAAAGCCCTCATTACACTGAGGACGAATCCACAGAACAGGTGGATCAGGAAAGCTGCGTACAGGAACCATCGACCCAAAGTCAACTTGCAACAGTATCATCTTCAACAGTATCTGATATATATTTGGATTCGAATGTCTATGATAAACCTTTGGTGGACATGGCGTACAAGACTGAGCTGGATGAGGTTGATGTGGTCGATGAGTTCCATCCAGATCTTATGGAAACTTCGATCTCCGGTATAGAACAGTGGCGTACAATTATGACGTGTGGTGATTACAAAATATCATCCGATTATGATACAACAGAGAGCTCCTCGAATGAAGAAAATGTTGAAAACTTCCTAGAAATAatggaagaaaacaacaacccacaCAACGAGCCAAGtaaaggaaaattaaataaacaagtGGAAAAAGATTGCTTGAGGTCACTGTCAAATCACTGTCCGCCCGATACTAACGACAAGGAACAGTACGCATGCATGGTGCCATCGCAAGACTCGTTGAAAACGAGCAACGACAAGGAAAATGTATCAAAAAATAACGATAAGGgagagtttgtgtgtggtgagtGTGGACAAACATTCgtaattaaaagaaaactgtACGCACATCGGCAAAACCATCAGCTGCAAAAGTGTGTGATTTGCAGTAAAACGTTGAAGCGAAAGAGCTTCCAAAGGCATCTCCTAACTCACAAACGGGAAAACATtgaaaaggatttaaaaaaaaagtatcgtAACAAACCACATTAA
- the LOC120959651 gene encoding uncharacterized protein LOC120959651 isoform X1 has translation MMALNIAVPMSGVGDLLEGFGLLSPISPVSIDFRSSIKNPLSPVGSESSGVSSLDLEDIKKQMPSSPTLLDDNEEEGTSSSGRPEKSSSNSSSLSAGSTISTTSSRTCSTSSSSSSSSSSSTASDDETNQLDEKLPENANENDGCGGGDAGASILSASATASPGAAGGKESDEPPTSAPIDDADALLAKSSELLSLTKEEPLDQLLFLSPKPTKEPIYSLPRQSIYYNNRDILDLGSNLRAQGGGGGGGLSGEFAFQYAVLPDTNNIQFFLQNRSQYHRLGPNGHVQEFRMATCACCDFKYPVNTVGANATAAPVNQSCATLNLSNLNANQIYGNLQQQQQQQQQQQIQLQQQQRLRCMQYQQQQYNYRASAGVGNSNNSMGRDYNMYQSGNGGAAAAAGGVVPSSSRFNNGIYGSGAVAGASSPNAQGGGGMSAGGSSAGNGGFFNNALMGRDQFNPMVSMTMQYNNHNNSGANPKGISQSNGGASSLSSAAALRQQQQYELSQQQKQQYVNNYSLGAGANAANNTASSAAVRLQQQQQQSQQSSHYYKKNQSMRYGGPTGLNANMMSSGPAGSSNWKNSMTNNAIQDTAAKLFMELNKMQQQQQQQQQSPYYVPFL, from the exons ATG ATGGCTCTCAACATTGCTGTGCCGATGTCGGGCGTAGGTGACCTCCTGGAAGGATTCGGACTGCTTTCGCCGATTTCTCCCGTGAGCATCGACTTTCGCAGCAGCATCAAGAACCCGCTGTCACCAGTTGGTAGCGAATCCAGCGGCGTAAGTTCGTTGGATTTGGAAGATATCAAG AAACAAATGCCTTCATCGCCCACGTTACTCGACGACAACGAGGAAGAAGGAACTTCATCGTCCGGCCGCCCGGAAAAGTCCTCTTCCAACTCGTCGTCCCTGTCCGCCGGCTCGACCATATCGACGACCTCTTCCAGAACCTGTTCcacctcttcctcttcctcctcttcatcgtcgtcgtctacGGCTTCCGATGACGAAACGAACCAATTGGACGAAAAATTACCCGAAAATGCGAATGAGAACGACGGCTGCGGTGGTGGCGATGCTGGTGCCTCGATACTGTCTGCTTCTGCAACAGCTTCACCAGGAGCAGCGGGTGGAAAAGAATCGGACGAGCCGCCTACTTCTGCCCCCATCGATGACGCGGACGCTCTGCTAGCAAAGTCGTCCGAGCTGCTGAGCCTAACGAAGGAGGAGCCCCTCGACCAGCTGCTGTTCCTGTCCCCGAAGCCCACGAAGGAGCCCATCTACAGCTTGCCGCGCCAGTCCATCTACTACAACAACCGCGACATTCTCGACCTCGGGAGCAATCTGCGGGCGcagggcggtggtggtggcggtgggcTATCCGGTGAATTCGCATTCCAGTATGCCGTACTGCCGGATACGAACAACATTCAGTTCTTTCTGCAAAATCGCTCCCAGTACCATCGGCTCGGCCCGAACGGCCACGTGCAGGAGTTCCGCATGGCCACGTGCGCGTGCTGCGACTTCAAATATCCGGTCAACACGGTCGGAGCGAACGCCACGGCCGCTCCGGTGAACCAGAGCTGTGCCACCCTGAACCTGTCCAATCTGAACGCCAACCAGATCTACGGcaatctgcagcagcagcagcagcagcaacagcagcagcaaatacagctgcaacaacagcagcggcTGCGATGCATGCAGtatcaacagcagcaatacAACTACCGTGCCAGTGCCGGCGTTGGTAACAGTAACAACAGTATGGGTCGCGATTACAACATGTACCAGTCTGGCaatggtggtgctgctgctgcagcaggagGTGTAGTTCCGTCGTCTTCACGCTTCAACAATGGCATCTACGGATCGGGAGCAGTGGCCGGTGCATCCTCGCCGAATGCACAGGGAGGAGGCGGCATGTCGGCTGGCGGTAGCTCTGCCGGCAACGGCGGCTTCTTCAACAACGCTTTGATGGGTCGCGATCAGTTCAATCCAATGGTCTCCATGACGATGCAgtacaacaaccacaacaacagcggTGCTAATCCCAAAGGAATCTCGCAATCGAACGGTGGCGCCTCTTCGCTATCGTCTGCCGCTGCACTgcgccaacagcagcagtacgagTTGtcccagcagcaaaagcagcagtaCGTGAACAACTATTCGCTGGGTGCAGGCGCTAACGCTGCCAACAATACTGCTTCCAGTGCCGCCGTCCGcctccaacagcagcagcagcagtcgcaaCAGTCGAGCCATTACTACAAGAAAAATCAATCCATGCGCTATGGAGGACCAACGGGCCTGAACGCGAACATGATGTCCAGTGGACCGGCCGGTTCCTCCAATTGGAAAAACTCGATGACCAATAACGCAATCCAGGATACTGCTGCGAAGCTGTTTATGGAACTgaacaaaatgcaacaacagcagcagcagcagcaacagtcccCCTACTACGTACCTTTCCTGTAA
- the LOC120959651 gene encoding uncharacterized protein LOC120959651 isoform X2 — protein MALNIAVPMSGVGDLLEGFGLLSPISPVSIDFRSSIKNPLSPVGSESSGVSSLDLEDIKKQMPSSPTLLDDNEEEGTSSSGRPEKSSSNSSSLSAGSTISTTSSRTCSTSSSSSSSSSSSTASDDETNQLDEKLPENANENDGCGGGDAGASILSASATASPGAAGGKESDEPPTSAPIDDADALLAKSSELLSLTKEEPLDQLLFLSPKPTKEPIYSLPRQSIYYNNRDILDLGSNLRAQGGGGGGGLSGEFAFQYAVLPDTNNIQFFLQNRSQYHRLGPNGHVQEFRMATCACCDFKYPVNTVGANATAAPVNQSCATLNLSNLNANQIYGNLQQQQQQQQQQQIQLQQQQRLRCMQYQQQQYNYRASAGVGNSNNSMGRDYNMYQSGNGGAAAAAGGVVPSSSRFNNGIYGSGAVAGASSPNAQGGGGMSAGGSSAGNGGFFNNALMGRDQFNPMVSMTMQYNNHNNSGANPKGISQSNGGASSLSSAAALRQQQQYELSQQQKQQYVNNYSLGAGANAANNTASSAAVRLQQQQQQSQQSSHYYKKNQSMRYGGPTGLNANMMSSGPAGSSNWKNSMTNNAIQDTAAKLFMELNKMQQQQQQQQQSPYYVPFL, from the exons ATGGCTCTCAACATTGCTGTGCCGATGTCGGGCGTAGGTGACCTCCTGGAAGGATTCGGACTGCTTTCGCCGATTTCTCCCGTGAGCATCGACTTTCGCAGCAGCATCAAGAACCCGCTGTCACCAGTTGGTAGCGAATCCAGCGGCGTAAGTTCGTTGGATTTGGAAGATATCAAG AAACAAATGCCTTCATCGCCCACGTTACTCGACGACAACGAGGAAGAAGGAACTTCATCGTCCGGCCGCCCGGAAAAGTCCTCTTCCAACTCGTCGTCCCTGTCCGCCGGCTCGACCATATCGACGACCTCTTCCAGAACCTGTTCcacctcttcctcttcctcctcttcatcgtcgtcgtctacGGCTTCCGATGACGAAACGAACCAATTGGACGAAAAATTACCCGAAAATGCGAATGAGAACGACGGCTGCGGTGGTGGCGATGCTGGTGCCTCGATACTGTCTGCTTCTGCAACAGCTTCACCAGGAGCAGCGGGTGGAAAAGAATCGGACGAGCCGCCTACTTCTGCCCCCATCGATGACGCGGACGCTCTGCTAGCAAAGTCGTCCGAGCTGCTGAGCCTAACGAAGGAGGAGCCCCTCGACCAGCTGCTGTTCCTGTCCCCGAAGCCCACGAAGGAGCCCATCTACAGCTTGCCGCGCCAGTCCATCTACTACAACAACCGCGACATTCTCGACCTCGGGAGCAATCTGCGGGCGcagggcggtggtggtggcggtgggcTATCCGGTGAATTCGCATTCCAGTATGCCGTACTGCCGGATACGAACAACATTCAGTTCTTTCTGCAAAATCGCTCCCAGTACCATCGGCTCGGCCCGAACGGCCACGTGCAGGAGTTCCGCATGGCCACGTGCGCGTGCTGCGACTTCAAATATCCGGTCAACACGGTCGGAGCGAACGCCACGGCCGCTCCGGTGAACCAGAGCTGTGCCACCCTGAACCTGTCCAATCTGAACGCCAACCAGATCTACGGcaatctgcagcagcagcagcagcagcaacagcagcagcaaatacagctgcaacaacagcagcggcTGCGATGCATGCAGtatcaacagcagcaatacAACTACCGTGCCAGTGCCGGCGTTGGTAACAGTAACAACAGTATGGGTCGCGATTACAACATGTACCAGTCTGGCaatggtggtgctgctgctgcagcaggagGTGTAGTTCCGTCGTCTTCACGCTTCAACAATGGCATCTACGGATCGGGAGCAGTGGCCGGTGCATCCTCGCCGAATGCACAGGGAGGAGGCGGCATGTCGGCTGGCGGTAGCTCTGCCGGCAACGGCGGCTTCTTCAACAACGCTTTGATGGGTCGCGATCAGTTCAATCCAATGGTCTCCATGACGATGCAgtacaacaaccacaacaacagcggTGCTAATCCCAAAGGAATCTCGCAATCGAACGGTGGCGCCTCTTCGCTATCGTCTGCCGCTGCACTgcgccaacagcagcagtacgagTTGtcccagcagcaaaagcagcagtaCGTGAACAACTATTCGCTGGGTGCAGGCGCTAACGCTGCCAACAATACTGCTTCCAGTGCCGCCGTCCGcctccaacagcagcagcagcagtcgcaaCAGTCGAGCCATTACTACAAGAAAAATCAATCCATGCGCTATGGAGGACCAACGGGCCTGAACGCGAACATGATGTCCAGTGGACCGGCCGGTTCCTCCAATTGGAAAAACTCGATGACCAATAACGCAATCCAGGATACTGCTGCGAAGCTGTTTATGGAACTgaacaaaatgcaacaacagcagcagcagcagcaacagtcccCCTACTACGTACCTTTCCTGTAA